The Halobacterium sp. CBA1132 genome has a segment encoding these proteins:
- a CDS encoding DoxX family protein has product MSYDAATPLRNDVNFELSGPWATYWVAMLRVLTGWWFFHSGLGKLLDSGLNFGAAGYLQGMSGTTLGPLATFLAGFPDLLGALVPLGETAIGLGLMLGVLVRLASFFGVFFMSLFFVGNGSFAHGLVNSDLMGMLLFVTMIVFAAGRYYGLDALIERTEFVQNRPRLKYLLG; this is encoded by the coding sequence ATGTCATACGACGCGGCTACCCCCTTGAGGAACGACGTCAATTTCGAACTCTCGGGGCCGTGGGCGACGTACTGGGTCGCGATGCTTCGCGTGCTCACCGGCTGGTGGTTCTTCCACTCCGGGCTCGGAAAGCTCCTCGACAGCGGACTGAACTTCGGGGCGGCCGGCTATCTGCAGGGAATGAGCGGTACGACGCTCGGTCCCCTCGCGACGTTCCTCGCCGGATTCCCCGACCTCCTCGGCGCGCTCGTCCCGCTCGGAGAGACAGCCATCGGGCTCGGGCTCATGCTCGGCGTGCTCGTGCGCCTCGCGTCGTTCTTCGGCGTGTTCTTCATGAGCCTGTTCTTCGTCGGGAACGGCAGTTTCGCGCACGGACTCGTCAACAGCGACCTGATGGGGATGCTGTTGTTCGTGACGATGATCGTGTTCGCGGCCGGCCGCTACTACGGTCTCGACGCCCTCATCGAGCGCACCGAGTTCGTCCAGAACCGCCCGCGGCTGAAGTACCTACTCGGCTAG
- a CDS encoding Cdc6/Cdc18 family protein, with the protein MSDEPTTDGRRTADRDFEVDLDDVLEDEDGDEGLFDDLLSGEPIFENKEVLRPSYTPHELPHRKDQINNMATILVAALRGETPSNILIYGKTGTGKTASAKFVSQELEKTSQKYSVPCEVEYINCEVTDTQYRVLAQLANTFIEQNREFIDQRVEELEELREAAEDNPSALESDDDNDDHLDFDSVEAVDERIEALLEEKSEMDDVPMTGWPTDRVYARFFEAVDYVERVAVIMLDEIDKLVEKSGDDTLYNLSRMNSELENSRVSIIGISNDLKFTDFLDPRVKSSLGEEEIVFPPYDANQLRDILQHRSEVAFKQDALSEDVIPLCAAFAAQEHGDARRALDLLRTAGELAERDQSDSVTEANVRRAQDKIELDRVVEVVRTLPTQSKLVLYAILLLEDNGVHNVNTGEVYNIYKTLCDELDADVLTQRRVTDLISELDMLGIVNAVVVSKGRYGRTKEISLSVPVEETEAVLEADSRLSDIENVTPFVQARFDN; encoded by the coding sequence ATGTCTGACGAACCGACGACGGACGGCCGACGCACCGCCGACCGGGACTTCGAGGTGGACCTCGACGACGTCCTCGAAGACGAGGACGGCGACGAGGGACTGTTCGACGACTTGCTCAGCGGCGAACCCATCTTCGAGAACAAGGAAGTGCTGCGGCCGTCGTACACGCCGCACGAACTCCCCCACCGCAAAGACCAAATCAACAACATGGCGACGATTCTCGTCGCCGCGCTGCGCGGCGAGACGCCGTCGAACATCCTCATCTACGGGAAGACTGGGACTGGGAAGACCGCGAGCGCGAAGTTCGTCAGCCAGGAACTCGAGAAGACCTCCCAGAAGTACAGCGTCCCCTGCGAGGTCGAGTACATCAACTGCGAGGTCACGGACACCCAGTACCGCGTGCTCGCGCAGCTCGCGAACACGTTCATCGAGCAGAACCGCGAGTTCATCGATCAGCGCGTCGAGGAACTGGAGGAACTCCGGGAGGCCGCTGAGGACAACCCGAGCGCCCTCGAATCCGACGACGACAACGACGACCACCTCGACTTCGACTCCGTAGAAGCCGTCGACGAGCGCATCGAAGCGCTGCTCGAAGAGAAGTCAGAAATGGACGACGTCCCGATGACTGGGTGGCCGACCGACCGCGTGTACGCGCGCTTCTTCGAGGCCGTCGACTACGTCGAGCGCGTCGCGGTCATCATGCTCGACGAAATCGACAAACTCGTCGAGAAGTCCGGCGACGACACGCTCTACAATCTCTCACGGATGAACTCCGAGTTGGAGAACTCCCGCGTCTCCATCATCGGCATCAGCAACGACCTGAAGTTCACGGACTTCCTCGACCCGCGCGTCAAATCCTCGCTGGGCGAGGAGGAAATCGTCTTCCCGCCGTACGACGCCAACCAACTCCGCGACATCCTCCAGCACCGCTCGGAGGTGGCGTTCAAGCAGGACGCGCTCTCCGAGGACGTCATTCCGCTGTGCGCGGCGTTCGCTGCCCAAGAGCACGGGGACGCACGGCGCGCGCTCGACCTCCTCCGGACCGCCGGCGAACTCGCCGAGCGCGACCAGTCTGACTCGGTCACCGAGGCGAACGTGCGGCGCGCGCAGGACAAGATCGAACTCGACCGCGTGGTCGAGGTCGTGCGCACGCTCCCCACACAGTCCAAACTCGTCCTGTACGCCATCCTCCTCCTCGAAGACAACGGCGTCCACAACGTGAACACGGGCGAGGTCTACAACATCTACAAGACGCTCTGCGACGAGTTGGACGCGGACGTGCTCACGCAGCGCCGCGTCACCGACCTCATCAGCGAACTGGACATGCTCGGCATCGTGAACGCCGTCGTCGTCTCGAAGGGCCGGTACGGCCGCACGAAGGAAATCTCGCTGTCGGTGCCCGTCGAGGAGACCGAGGCCGTCCTCGAAGCCGACTCCCGGCTCAGCGACATCGAGAACGTCACGCCGTTCGTGCAGGCGCGCTTCGACAACTGA
- a CDS encoding Era-like GTP-binding protein, which yields MGLFAELRDSISRVSASLFADDSEPKRIGIYGPPNAGKTTLANRIARDWTGDAVGPESHIPHETRRARRKENVEINRDGKTVNIDIVDTPGVTTKVDYSEFLEHDMEKDEAVRRSREATEGVAEAMHWLREDVDGVIYVLDSTEDPFTQVNTMLIGIIESRDLPVLILANKTDLEGSNIQRVSNAFPQHETIPLSALEGENMDEVYEKIAEYFG from the coding sequence ATGGGACTGTTCGCAGAACTCAGAGACAGCATCTCACGGGTGTCGGCGAGCCTGTTTGCCGACGACTCGGAACCGAAACGAATCGGGATTTACGGCCCGCCGAACGCCGGCAAGACCACGCTCGCGAACCGCATCGCTCGCGACTGGACCGGCGACGCGGTCGGCCCGGAGAGCCACATCCCGCACGAGACGCGCCGCGCGCGCCGCAAGGAGAACGTCGAAATCAACCGCGACGGGAAGACCGTCAACATCGACATCGTCGACACGCCCGGCGTGACGACGAAAGTCGACTACTCGGAGTTCCTCGAGCACGACATGGAGAAAGACGAGGCCGTGCGCCGCTCCCGCGAAGCCACCGAGGGCGTCGCGGAAGCGATGCACTGGCTGCGCGAGGACGTCGACGGCGTCATCTACGTGCTGGACTCCACCGAGGACCCGTTCACGCAGGTGAACACGATGCTCATCGGCATCATCGAGAGCCGGGACCTGCCGGTGCTCATCCTCGCGAACAAGACCGACCTCGAGGGCTCGAACATCCAGCGCGTGTCGAACGCGTTCCCCCAACACGAGACGATTCCGCTCTCCGCGCTGGAGGGCGAGAACATGGACGAGGTCTACGAGAAGATCGCGGAGTACTTCGGGTGA
- a CDS encoding DUF2073 domain-containing protein, with protein sequence MPETTSEDGPGDGVQIDLISAERMSGKTSMEKIRMILDGVRDGKIVVLEAGLTPDEESKLIEVTMSEINPDGFSGIEIESFPQSETSNTGLLGRLMGKQSTSKLTVVGPANQIQSLHKDETLISALVSRK encoded by the coding sequence ATGCCTGAAACCACGAGCGAAGACGGACCCGGTGACGGCGTCCAAATCGACCTCATCAGCGCCGAACGGATGTCCGGGAAGACGTCCATGGAGAAGATTCGGATGATTCTGGACGGCGTCCGCGACGGCAAAATCGTCGTTCTGGAGGCCGGCCTCACGCCCGACGAGGAGTCGAAACTCATCGAGGTGACGATGAGCGAAATCAACCCGGACGGCTTCTCCGGCATCGAAATCGAGAGCTTCCCGCAGTCCGAGACCAGCAACACCGGCTTGCTCGGCCGCTTGATGGGCAAGCAGTCGACGTCGAAGCTCACGGTCGTCGGACCGGCGAACCAGATTCAGTCCCTCCACAAGGACGAGACGCTCATCAGCGCGCTCGTGTCACGCAAGTAA
- a CDS encoding Zn-ribbon containing protein translates to MPHQCTNCGHVFADGSKEMLSGCPDCGGNKFQYHPGEVEDSQPADPPADADSPDPPEPEGGSVAGAVGRAANKVRDAVTSDPDPAARTTGDDADADTDAVDASASPDAADTPSAGEPSNSADADVDAPASEPEAAADDAAASESEAPAAVDEASAASPDAPETGGESAGADSSEAIDADTATDSEDAAQADARSSVVDTDSLPDAPSEGRVVKEPDDSEDRPGLEDLRQELNDQFESIRIVAPGQYELNLMELYDRQEYIIALQEDGQYVIEVPDAWETEDE, encoded by the coding sequence ATGCCGCACCAGTGTACGAACTGCGGGCACGTCTTCGCGGACGGCTCCAAGGAGATGCTGTCCGGGTGTCCCGACTGCGGCGGGAACAAGTTCCAGTACCACCCCGGCGAGGTCGAGGACTCCCAGCCAGCGGACCCGCCGGCGGACGCCGACTCGCCGGACCCGCCCGAACCCGAGGGCGGGTCGGTCGCGGGCGCGGTCGGCCGCGCGGCGAACAAAGTCCGGGACGCCGTGACCAGCGATCCCGACCCCGCAGCGCGTACGACGGGCGACGACGCCGACGCCGATACTGATGCTGTAGACGCTTCCGCGTCCCCCGACGCGGCGGATACTCCGAGCGCTGGTGAACCGTCGAACAGCGCCGACGCCGATGTCGACGCCCCTGCATCCGAACCGGAGGCGGCCGCGGACGACGCCGCTGCATCTGAATCGGAAGCACCGGCGGCCGTCGACGAGGCCAGTGCTGCCAGCCCCGACGCACCCGAAACGGGGGGCGAGTCGGCTGGCGCAGACTCTTCGGAAGCCATCGACGCGGACACCGCGACCGACAGCGAGGACGCCGCGCAGGCGGACGCGCGCAGTTCCGTCGTCGACACCGACTCGCTGCCAGACGCACCCTCCGAGGGGCGCGTCGTCAAGGAACCCGACGACTCCGAGGACCGTCCGGGCCTCGAAGACCTCCGGCAGGAACTCAACGACCAGTTCGAATCCATCCGCATCGTCGCGCCCGGACAGTACGAACTCAACCTCATGGAGCTGTACGACCGCCAAGAGTACATCATCGCGCTCCAAGAGGACGGCCAGTACGTCATCGAAGTGCCGGACGCGTGGGAGACCGAAGACGAGTAG
- a CDS encoding MATE family efflux transporter: protein MSLRRRAEALVAAFPALLARLGLVDRRKGEEAFNLALPAMVTGGLRTVLRTTDFLMVSIAAGDVAVAALEFGFQYYFIPFGLALALTSGTISVVSRLKGAGEDAKADFAIKQSLWLSLLVSVPLTLGAWLYADPLVGLLASDAETAALGADYLRVVMLSVVFRFWSMIAARALAGAGDTRTPMYVRLVTLPTNVALNALLIFGLFGFPKLDVVGAAWGTAVANALAGVVFFAVLLSGRWSVTLRLRGKQWDWGVAREIVRVALPLAGTRLSRTFGRFPFLFVLGVLGTPVVAAYAIGRRVMLLALMPAWGYSTASSTLVGQRLGAGDPDEAADYGWQTLRIALVTQLLIGAGIFLAATPIAQAFGATDVGLTVTFIRVFGLSVAGFSVSRTLRGGLRGAGDTRWPFYGAVAGTYLVRLPLAFAALPASFAVGPFALGPLSIPAVSPGMGLGLTAIFAAILGDMYVRAAVNFVRFKSGAWRAYGVKTPAE from the coding sequence ATGAGTCTGCGTCGCCGCGCGGAGGCCCTCGTCGCCGCGTTTCCCGCGCTGCTGGCTCGCCTCGGCCTCGTCGACCGCCGGAAAGGCGAGGAGGCGTTCAACCTCGCGCTTCCCGCGATGGTGACCGGCGGCCTGCGCACCGTGCTCCGGACGACGGACTTCCTGATGGTGAGCATCGCCGCCGGCGACGTCGCCGTCGCCGCGCTGGAGTTCGGGTTCCAATACTACTTCATCCCGTTCGGCCTCGCGCTCGCGCTCACCAGCGGCACAATCAGCGTCGTCTCACGGCTGAAGGGAGCGGGCGAGGACGCGAAAGCGGACTTCGCCATCAAGCAGTCGCTGTGGCTCTCGCTGCTCGTGTCGGTCCCGCTCACGCTCGGCGCGTGGCTGTACGCCGACCCGCTCGTTGGACTGCTCGCCAGCGACGCGGAGACGGCGGCGCTGGGCGCGGACTACCTCCGCGTGGTGATGCTGTCGGTCGTGTTCCGGTTCTGGAGCATGATCGCTGCGCGGGCGCTCGCGGGCGCCGGCGACACCCGCACGCCGATGTACGTGCGCCTCGTGACGCTACCGACGAACGTCGCGTTGAACGCGCTGCTCATCTTCGGGCTGTTCGGGTTCCCGAAACTCGACGTCGTCGGCGCGGCGTGGGGGACCGCTGTTGCGAACGCGCTCGCGGGCGTCGTCTTCTTCGCCGTGTTGCTCTCCGGGCGGTGGAGCGTCACGCTGCGACTCCGCGGCAAGCAGTGGGACTGGGGCGTCGCCCGCGAAATCGTGCGCGTCGCGCTCCCGCTGGCGGGCACGCGCCTCTCGCGGACGTTCGGCCGGTTCCCATTCCTGTTCGTGCTCGGCGTGCTCGGCACGCCCGTGGTCGCGGCGTACGCCATCGGCCGGCGCGTGATGTTGCTGGCGCTGATGCCGGCGTGGGGGTACTCGACGGCGTCCAGCACGCTCGTCGGGCAGCGCCTCGGCGCGGGCGACCCCGACGAGGCCGCCGACTACGGCTGGCAGACGCTGCGCATCGCGCTCGTCACCCAGTTGCTCATCGGCGCGGGCATTTTTCTCGCGGCGACACCCATCGCGCAGGCGTTCGGGGCGACCGACGTGGGCCTCACGGTGACGTTCATCCGCGTCTTCGGGCTGAGCGTCGCCGGCTTCTCCGTGTCGCGCACGCTCCGCGGCGGCCTCCGCGGCGCTGGCGACACCCGCTGGCCGTTCTACGGCGCCGTCGCGGGCACGTACCTCGTTCGGCTCCCGCTGGCGTTCGCCGCGCTCCCCGCGAGTTTCGCTGTCGGGCCGTTCGCGCTCGGGCCGCTCTCGATTCCCGCCGTCTCGCCGGGCATGGGTCTCGGGCTGACGGCCATCTTCGCGGCCATCCTCGGGGACATGTACGTGCGCGCGGCCGTCAACTTCGTGCGCTTCAAGTCCGGGGCGTGGCGCGCGTACGGCGTGAAGACGCCCGCGGAGTGA
- a CDS encoding DUF2391 family protein yields MVGRSKRYRVADTAQQVVGGFLLAGPFVVTEEVWLLASRMQWFHVLATVVVVFAIGYGALYEADDDRDPDREAEVAGVPIRFVSLMGVSYGSVLVLAIAVTAPTTFAGQLELGTALPDIAALTAKAVCVGAIFSVVGAATADSVF; encoded by the coding sequence ATGGTCGGCCGAAGCAAACGCTACCGGGTCGCGGACACCGCCCAGCAGGTCGTCGGCGGCTTCCTGCTCGCGGGGCCGTTCGTCGTCACCGAGGAGGTGTGGCTGCTCGCCAGCCGGATGCAGTGGTTCCACGTGCTCGCGACCGTCGTCGTCGTGTTCGCCATCGGCTACGGCGCGCTCTACGAGGCCGACGACGACCGCGACCCCGACCGCGAGGCCGAAGTCGCCGGCGTCCCGATTCGGTTCGTCTCCCTGATGGGCGTCTCCTACGGCTCGGTGCTCGTGCTCGCGATAGCAGTCACCGCGCCCACGACGTTCGCCGGGCAGCTCGAACTCGGGACCGCGCTCCCGGACATCGCGGCGCTCACCGCGAAGGCCGTCTGCGTGGGCGCCATCTTCAGCGTCGTCGGCGCCGCGACCGCCGACAGCGTGTTCTGA